Proteins encoded together in one Rubripirellula reticaptiva window:
- a CDS encoding DUF1501 domain-containing protein: protein MFSRRQLLQRSAIGFGSLALDSLLAEHSPAATRMSSPHHAPKAKRVIFLFMKGGPSQMDTFDYKPQLQKNDHKPLPFEKPRVQFAPTGDLLASPWKFKQYGESGIAVSELFPNVARCVDDLCIINSMHGSNPAHGGACLKIHTGSDTFVRPSMGSWITYGLGTENENLPGFITICPTLAHGGTKNWSSAFLPASHSGTPLGNASQSSDQARVKFIQNSNMSGDLQRMQLDMTQSLNANFRETTGPNAQLDARIKSFELAFRMQTEMPTALDLADETQATHSLYGIDDPGTADFGRQCLMARRFAERGVRFVQVTHSNTEVQWDQHGNLRKGHLQNAKEVDKPIAGLLRDLKARGLLKDTLVLWGGEFGRTPTCQGKGHDGRDHNPEGFTMWLAGGGVRSGIRYGATDEFGYYATENRVHIHDLHATILHLLGLDHLQLTHRHAGRNFRLTDVAGRVVDDIIA from the coding sequence ATGTTTTCACGACGACAGCTGTTGCAAAGGTCTGCCATCGGATTTGGTTCGCTGGCATTGGATTCTTTGCTGGCTGAACACTCTCCGGCTGCGACTAGAATGTCCTCGCCGCATCATGCTCCGAAGGCCAAGCGAGTCATCTTTCTGTTCATGAAAGGTGGTCCCTCGCAAATGGACACGTTTGACTACAAACCACAGCTTCAAAAGAACGACCACAAGCCGTTGCCGTTTGAGAAACCACGCGTCCAGTTTGCTCCCACGGGTGACCTGCTTGCATCGCCGTGGAAGTTCAAACAGTACGGGGAGAGCGGAATCGCGGTCAGCGAGCTATTCCCGAACGTCGCTCGGTGCGTCGATGATTTGTGCATCATCAATTCCATGCACGGATCAAATCCGGCGCATGGTGGTGCATGCCTGAAAATTCATACCGGCAGCGATACCTTCGTTCGGCCCAGCATGGGTTCGTGGATCACGTATGGGTTGGGTACCGAGAACGAAAATTTGCCGGGCTTCATCACGATCTGCCCCACGCTGGCGCATGGCGGGACAAAGAATTGGAGTTCCGCGTTTCTGCCGGCCAGCCATTCAGGTACACCCCTGGGAAACGCCAGTCAGTCATCCGATCAAGCCCGAGTCAAGTTCATCCAGAACTCAAACATGTCCGGCGATTTGCAGCGAATGCAGCTGGACATGACACAATCGTTGAATGCGAACTTTCGCGAGACTACCGGGCCTAACGCTCAATTGGACGCTCGAATCAAGTCGTTTGAGTTAGCCTTTCGGATGCAAACGGAGATGCCGACGGCGCTCGATTTGGCAGATGAAACTCAGGCAACCCATTCGCTGTACGGAATCGACGATCCTGGCACGGCAGACTTCGGTCGTCAATGTTTGATGGCTCGTCGATTCGCCGAACGCGGAGTTCGGTTTGTGCAAGTGACTCATAGCAACACCGAGGTGCAGTGGGATCAGCATGGCAATCTTCGCAAAGGTCACTTGCAGAATGCCAAAGAGGTCGACAAGCCCATTGCGGGGCTGCTGCGTGATCTAAAAGCACGCGGGTTGCTGAAGGACACGTTGGTGCTTTGGGGAGGCGAATTCGGGCGGACACCCACCTGCCAGGGAAAGGGGCACGACGGTCGGGATCACAATCCGGAAGGCTTCACCATGTGGCTTGCTGGTGGCGGAGTACGATCTGGCATTCGGTACGGAGCGACTGATGAATTTGGATACTACGCGACCGAAAACAGAGTCCACATCCATGATTTGCACGCCACGATCCTGCATCTATTAGGGCTCGATCACCTGCAACTGACACACCGACATGCTGGCCGGAATTTCCGACTAACGGACGTGGCTGGCCGTGTCGTGGATGATATCATTGCCTGA